TGCACCGCTTTCAAGGCTTTTACAAAAAACAATTGGCGCCACGACGACCTACTATGTCTATGCAGGCGGACAGCTACTTTACGAGGAAACCGGCGGCCAAATCACTGCTTATCACTTCGATAGCCGGGGTAGCACGTTGGCGATGACTGATTCCACCGGTGCAGTTTCCAACAGAATTACCTACGGGGCATACGGGGAAGTTGTGGCAAGCACGAGTGCCCCTGGCACGCCGTTCCTCTACAATGGCGCATATGGCGTGCAGACTGATTTCAACGGACTGCTCCACATGCGCGCCCGCTATTACTCCACGGAGTTACGCCGTTTTATAAACCAAGACCCAATTGGCTTTTCCGGAGGCATGAATATGTATGCATATGCTGGGGCTGATCCTATCAACTTTAGCGACCCCACAGGATTAATACGCTGGGGACAGTTAGGGAAAGCGACTTTAGGTATCGTAGCTAATGGAATTGGTGTTGTGGTCGGAATTGGTGTTGCTGCAATCCCTGAGCCGTCGATGGCTACTGTTGCTGCGGGGGTTGTAATTACTGGGAAATCATCTTATGGTTTCGGAGCAAACTGGCAGAATTTCACAATGGCTCTTGTAAACGGAGACCCAGTTTCAACTGGTAGCTTAGCTAACGATGTTGCTGAGACAATCTCTCCGGGCGACCCCACTGCGCAAAAAATAGCGACTATAGCCGACCTTGGAACTGACTTAATCGGAGGCCAGATAATTTCAAAAGGAGCTATGAGTGCAGTTGGAAAGTCTCCCCAAGCGTTCCCATCAATAACCATTGTAAGCGTGAAAGACCCCACACAGGTCAGTAAAGCCGCGACGCTCTTCCAGTTTGCTTCTGTTGTAGATACAGGTTTTAATCAATTGTCTGATTCATTTTTCACAGATTTCTCCAATACACCTCAAAATCCTTTAAAATGAGTTACCTTAAAAACGCTTTTATTATCATTGGGTTTCTTTACGTCTTACAAGCGATCACTAGGGCTGGAATTGATCCGAGTAGTCTACATCCATACGAAGCATGGCTTGCGCTCTTCTTCATTATTGTGATTGGCATAATCGGAGTCCGCAGAGAATTTAAGCGAATCGACAAAATCAAAGGTGAGTATTCAGACAAGTAATTGTTACCGCTCAAATTAAAGCGGGGCGGATGCCTACATCTAAGGAACGTAAAACTGAATAGTTATACATTCCAAGTATCACTTAGAATAAAACACCCAACGCTTAAACCGGATGAGATTACTCGTGCATTGGGTCTTGTTCCTTCATTAGTTCAAGCCGCTGGAAAAAACAGAAGAACTCCAGATGAAAAAATACTTAAGGACGTATGCCGAGAAACGTTTTGGCACCATAAGTTTCACATATCGGAAAGTGCCTCAGACTTGGAGAGCAGTATCGTCGAAATTATAGCTAGTTTGAAGAGCAATCTCGAATTCCTTAATACTATTAAAGAGGCTGGCGGAAGCGCAGAGCTTTTCTGTGGTGTGTTCCTTGATGTAAATATCGGATTAGGGTTCGATAACTCTTTAACTCAGCTACTCGCTGAAGCCAGCTTGCCCCTATCTGTAGATCTTTATCCGCCTGATGAACAAGAGTAGTAATTACTTGCCTATGACATTTATAAAGACCCTTCAGTTTAAAATATACATACACAGCTGGTGCTCTCTCAGGAGCGGCTATAGGAGCAATCTTGTTTGTTGGTTTCCGCCTGATATGGAATAGACTCAAGTAATGAAATTAAATATAGGGAATAGCATATTCTATACACTCATTTTTTCAGAACTCTGCTTATCTATTTTCATGTTTTATGCCCTTCCGAAAATAATTCCGGAGATCGCCTATATGTACGACGACGGAGAATTACCCTTTTACTTCTACGGTTATTGTATACTGTTTCTATTCGTTGGTAATTTGCTTTTCGGGTTGGAGCTTATCATTGCTACGATGGCAGGTATGAGGAAGTCGAATTTGCGTTTAGGACTTCACATCCTTTTTACGATTATAATGTTCGGCTCAATATTAGGAGTGTTCCGTTATTTATTAATAACCTTAAAGACGGTATAGGCTTCACAGAAGGCGATAGTAATGAGCCGATCAAGTAACTTGCCGCCGAAAGGCCTTGCTGATGCGTTGTTCCTCATCGCTTTAACTGTAGTCTGTGTCTGCATCGGGCTTCTGATTTTCTTTCGTGAATCCGAGTTTGTGGGAAACAACCTCAAAGCCATTATTATGCTAAGCGTGTTAGTTGGAGTTCCTGTTATTGGCACTTTGCTTATGATCTTTGGTGAAAAAGTTGGATCTTCAAAAGAAGCGAAGAATGACGAAGACTCGTCTCCAAAACCTTAGCCGCTTCTCCGGACAACGCCGAACCGGTCAACGGGCGTCCACTCGACTCTCGCCTCCCCCACTTCAAACCTCGCCCATCCCGCCTTTGTTGCGCCTCTGGTAGCCCCCTTTAGCTATGATCGGATGGGGTTTGTTCTCCCCCAGCAAATCAGCAGAACTACCATCAGCTTCACTTTGGCGTGACTAGCGCGTCTACGTTCGAGATGGCACTTTCTAAACAAGATGTTGAGCGATTTACGCGATTCTTGCAGGGGATGAGACTACAAAAATGTCGATTCAAAGCGATTTTCCCTGCAAATATCGCGCAAAAAGAAGCTTCTGCTTATCTGCTTCCTCCTTAACGAGGGCCCGTAGAACACGTTCAGGAACAGCCGCCCTCCCCTTTTTGCTAACCTGCTCCAGGATTGAAGATTGCACCTCTGAATGAAGGGTACTGAAGCCCAAAATTTGCCGCACCCGCCCTGAACTGAGACCCACCTGGGCAGCTATACCAGAGCTACTAAGTCCCTCATTTTGAGAAATTTGCACTTTCCATTCCATAGCAACTTCGAGCAGATGCTTTTTGCGATCGTATTTAAATCCTCTAGCCAGTTCCAGACCCTTGAAAGAATCCCAGCGAAACTGAAAAGGCGAGATAACGACCGGGTTCGCCGACCAGTCGTTCAGCGGCACGACAACATGAAACGATTGCGTAAATCGAGTTCGTATCCGACGCCCATCCGGGAGGCCATTTTTAAAGAGCTTCTGATTTCGACATCAGGAGCTCTTTTTGTCTATGCAAACAAATAACTGGGGATGAGAACCCCTGTTCTACTCTTGGGGTTCGACGGAGCGAGGTACGAGCGGAGATGGGACGCGCCCAAGCGCGGGGCCAACGGCCCGAACTTAGTGAGTCAATCCCCTACGGAAGGCCAAACCTTTCAAGTCGATGGCTTCCGGCAAGCACGCGTAAGACTCTCCATCGACGTCTCATTGGGAAATAACTTCTTTCACTGAGAAAAATCCGTCTCTTTACCGTATTCGCGTTGATCCCCTTTGATTACCGGTTTCAAATTTAGCCAGCATGCAGGACTCGCAAAAAGAAATCGCCAAGCTACGCGCCGAGATCGCTGAGCACGACCGCCTCTACTACCGGGAAGCTCAGCCGAAAGTCGACGATCAAGCCTATGATCGGCTGAAAGAACAGCTGGCCCAACTTGAGGCGGCTAATCCGGAGTTTGATTTTGGCGAGTCCCCCACCCAGTCCGTCGGTGACGATCGCCTGGAAGCATTCGAGAGTTATCGACATCGCATGCCGATGCTCAGTCTGGATAACACTTACAGCAGTGAAGAGTTGATCGAATTCGGCAAGCGGCTTGAAAAGCGTTTCCCGGGGCAAACGCTCAAATATTTGGTTGAGCCCAAAATCGACGGCGTCGCGGTCAGCCTGACCTACGAAAACGGGAAATTCATCCGCGCCGTCTCCCGTGGAAACGGGACTGAAGGCGACGACATCACCCAAAACGTAAAGCACATCGACGGACTGCCTGAAACAATCAGTGACGCGCCGGAAATCCTGGAAGTGCGCGGCGAAATCTACATGCGCCACGGGGAATTTGAGCGAATCAACGCCGCCCGCGAATCCGCTGGAGAAAGCCTTTACGCCAATCCGAGGAATCTTGCCGCCGGAACCATCAAGCTCCTCGATCCATCGGTAGCCCGGGCCCGCAAACTCAACATCGTACTATACGGGGTCGGTGCCTGTGAGCCGGATAACTTTTTCACCCATCAAGCCGGGATTCAGGAAAGGCTCAAAGAGTGGCACTTCCCGGTTCTGGAAAAATACTGGTTGGCTGACGGCATTCAGACTGCCTGGGAAAGTATCGAAGAACTGGATGCGCTGCGCCGTAAATTCACTTATCCAACCGATGGTGCGGTTGTCAAACTGGACGATTTTACGCTTCAGCGAGAAGCCGGCTTCACCGCAAAGGCACCCCGTTGGGCGATCGCCTACAAATTTGAAGCCGAACGGGCCGAAACCCTGCTCAAGGAAATCAGCCTGCAGATCGGGCGAACCGGTGCCGTCACTCCGGTCGCGATTCTGGAACCCGTTCAACTGGCTGGCACCACGGTCTCACGCGCGACCCTGCACAACGAAGATGAGATTTCGCGGAAAGACATTCGACCGGGCGACACCGTTGTCGTCCAAAAAGCCGGTGAAATCATCCCTCAGGTATTGAGTGTCAACCTCGACAAGCGCCCGGAAAAGAGTGAGCCCTTTCATTTCGGCGCACACTTGAAAGAACTTGGCATCGAGGCCGAGCGCGACCCCGGACAAGCCGTCTGGCGAATCGTCAACAACAACGACCCAGT
The window above is part of the Coraliomargarita sinensis genome. Proteins encoded here:
- a CDS encoding DUF4279 domain-containing protein, which codes for MLPLKLKRGGCLHLRNVKLNSYTFQVSLRIKHPTLKPDEITRALGLVPSLVQAAGKNRRTPDEKILKDVCRETFWHHKFHISESASDLESSIVEIIASLKSNLEFLNTIKEAGGSAELFCGVFLDVNIGLGFDNSLTQLLAEASLPLSVDLYPPDEQE
- the ligA gene encoding NAD-dependent DNA ligase LigA; the protein is MQDSQKEIAKLRAEIAEHDRLYYREAQPKVDDQAYDRLKEQLAQLEAANPEFDFGESPTQSVGDDRLEAFESYRHRMPMLSLDNTYSSEELIEFGKRLEKRFPGQTLKYLVEPKIDGVAVSLTYENGKFIRAVSRGNGTEGDDITQNVKHIDGLPETISDAPEILEVRGEIYMRHGEFERINAARESAGESLYANPRNLAAGTIKLLDPSVARARKLNIVLYGVGACEPDNFFTHQAGIQERLKEWHFPVLEKYWLADGIQTAWESIEELDALRRKFTYPTDGAVVKLDDFTLQREAGFTAKAPRWAIAYKFEAERAETLLKEISLQIGRTGAVTPVAILEPVQLAGTTVSRATLHNEDEISRKDIRPGDTVVVQKAGEIIPQVLSVNLDKRPEKSEPFHFGAHLKELGIEAERDPGQAVWRIVNNNDPVRQQRALQHFASRACMDIDNLGNAVIEQLVSRQLAKTPADLYQLQENDLLELDKFAEKSANNLIKALEASKGCELWQLVHGLGIPHVGKQSAKDLEAHFGSLDAIMQADEETLEEVDGVGSIMAQSIHAWFSNENNRAEIERLRSIGLNFTTKCQAPASGPLSGKTIVLTGALPNLTRDQATDLIEKAGGRTSSSVSKKTDYLLAGEASGSKYAKAEKLGVPIINEADFLALTD